A single Pseudodesulfovibrio aespoeensis Aspo-2 DNA region contains:
- a CDS encoding flagellar hook-length control protein FliK, with the protein MQNIPGIALEPITDKIKNPNVSGFGRNEQQGLFAEVFAQHSTAIENELAMAPVTTTDKMLESAPLPQEESKSVVTASTKVKAREERVVKEDQDAKTRNSEERMTREDMEKVKEDLEAYGMSAEEIAEIEKKVNSEKGMTWKEFASTLADKMESMRKASISDDQREKLATFFAKFGFTTEESDTLIARLENGEQDKVVSAMQTKLAELPKAQQLLLTKDEVEAFSSAMRFSTEFTAKIKEMVGTNSTAKEVKEAFTLIRQELAGMDAKDRQLVKAVGREFAQSMGETLKASSAARDIEAAVDLKPRVAEDSPRTEGKSGTQTDAKTETRGDAEARTQVREDFKGAVETRKESMPAETAKKSASPILPEKSGSDTTDGRNDNAKAEDPWGNLLAKLKDDSSRPNSTRTATDTTEQLFKTDTSDLVSKNQNRVWDKVDAPKVMRQVETAIFKNLSNGTKQLTLQLTPENLGKLNIVLQVQGKEVNAVIRADSADAARVINENIEAIRSSLESQGLKVEKLEVQTGLTGNQDSNDWAGSEQHNLARDREVMTAMRKHMRAMRGDATGLGPVSADTPPRSARTEQGIHVIA; encoded by the coding sequence ATGCAAAATATTCCCGGCATCGCTTTGGAACCCATCACGGACAAGATCAAGAACCCGAACGTATCGGGATTTGGCAGGAATGAGCAGCAGGGGCTGTTCGCCGAGGTCTTTGCCCAGCATTCCACGGCTATCGAGAATGAACTCGCCATGGCCCCTGTCACCACCACCGACAAGATGCTCGAATCCGCGCCCCTGCCCCAGGAGGAATCCAAATCCGTGGTCACGGCCAGCACCAAGGTCAAGGCCAGGGAAGAGCGCGTGGTCAAGGAGGACCAGGACGCAAAGACTCGCAACAGCGAAGAACGCATGACCCGCGAGGACATGGAAAAGGTCAAGGAAGACCTCGAAGCCTATGGGATGAGCGCCGAGGAAATCGCCGAGATAGAGAAGAAGGTCAACAGCGAAAAAGGCATGACCTGGAAGGAATTCGCCTCCACCCTGGCCGACAAGATGGAATCCATGCGCAAGGCGAGCATCAGCGACGACCAGCGGGAAAAGCTTGCCACCTTCTTTGCCAAGTTCGGCTTCACCACCGAGGAGTCCGACACCCTCATCGCCCGGCTTGAGAATGGCGAGCAGGACAAGGTCGTGAGCGCCATGCAGACCAAGCTGGCCGAGCTGCCCAAGGCCCAGCAACTGCTCCTGACCAAGGACGAGGTCGAGGCTTTCTCATCCGCCATGCGCTTCTCCACCGAGTTCACCGCCAAGATCAAGGAGATGGTCGGCACCAACTCCACGGCCAAGGAGGTCAAGGAAGCCTTCACCCTGATCCGTCAGGAGCTGGCCGGGATGGACGCCAAGGACCGCCAGTTGGTCAAGGCCGTGGGCAGGGAATTCGCGCAGTCCATGGGCGAAACCTTGAAGGCGAGCAGCGCGGCCAGGGACATCGAGGCTGCCGTGGACCTCAAGCCCCGCGTGGCCGAGGACAGCCCCAGGACCGAGGGCAAGTCCGGCACCCAGACCGATGCGAAGACCGAAACCAGGGGCGATGCCGAAGCGCGGACGCAGGTGCGTGAAGATTTCAAGGGCGCGGTCGAGACCCGCAAGGAGTCCATGCCCGCCGAGACAGCCAAAAAGAGCGCGAGCCCGATCCTGCCCGAGAAGTCCGGCTCCGACACCACCGATGGCCGCAACGACAACGCCAAGGCCGAGGACCCGTGGGGCAACCTCTTGGCCAAGCTCAAGGACGACTCGTCCCGGCCCAACTCCACCCGGACCGCGACCGACACCACTGAACAGTTGTTCAAGACCGACACCTCGGACCTGGTCTCCAAGAACCAGAACAGGGTCTGGGACAAGGTCGATGCGCCCAAGGTCATGCGTCAGGTGGAAACCGCCATTTTCAAGAACCTGTCAAACGGCACCAAGCAGCTCACCCTGCAACTGACGCCCGAGAACCTGGGCAAGCTGAACATCGTGCTCCAGGTCCAGGGCAAGGAAGTCAACGCCGTGATCAGGGCCGACAGCGCGGACGCGGCCAGAGTCATCAACGAGAACATCGAGGCGATCCGCTCCTCCCTGGAAAGCCAGGGACTCAAGGTCGAGAAGCTCGAGGTGCAGACCGGCCTGACCGGCAACCAGGACAGCAACGACTGGGCTGGCAGCGAACAGCACAACCTGGCGCGCGATCGCGAGGTCATGACCGCCATGCGCAAGCACATGCGCGCCATGCGCGGCGACGCCACCGGGCTGGGCCCGGTCTCTGCTGACACGCCCCCCCGCAGCGCCCGCACCGAACAGGGCATCCACGTCATCGCCTAA
- a CDS encoding flagellar hook assembly protein FlgD has protein sequence MGYTDTTGVYIGAQEDRLAASNTPTSKASLGQADFLTLLVAQLTHQDPLNPMQDTDMTSQLAQFSSLEQLTKINDGVQSLNTVMGKSDLLSAASYIGKDIKAEGYKISVAEGNASTIYYGFGESVTEIFMNIYDSEGAIVRTVELGSKEAGTYQYKWDGRDESGNLVDDGTYGVGILGKDAGGKAVMVQTEISGTVDAVVNESGTQYLRLKDGRFVSFLNVKEIVDPGSTSVTDDSDTTDEAEETGA, from the coding sequence ATGGGATACACAGACACCACCGGCGTCTATATCGGCGCACAGGAAGACCGGCTTGCCGCCTCCAACACGCCGACCAGCAAGGCGAGCCTTGGGCAGGCGGATTTCCTGACTCTGCTGGTAGCCCAGCTGACGCACCAGGACCCGCTCAACCCGATGCAGGACACGGACATGACCTCGCAGTTGGCCCAGTTCTCCAGCCTTGAGCAGCTGACCAAGATCAACGACGGCGTCCAGTCGTTGAACACGGTCATGGGCAAGAGCGACCTGCTCTCCGCAGCCAGCTACATCGGCAAGGACATCAAGGCCGAAGGGTACAAGATCAGCGTCGCCGAAGGCAACGCCTCGACCATCTACTACGGGTTCGGCGAGTCGGTCACTGAGATCTTCATGAACATCTACGACTCCGAGGGTGCCATTGTCCGCACCGTGGAGCTCGGCAGCAAGGAAGCCGGCACCTACCAGTACAAGTGGGATGGCAGGGACGAGAGCGGCAACCTGGTGGACGACGGCACCTACGGCGTCGGCATTCTCGGCAAGGACGCAGGCGGCAAGGCCGTCATGGTTCAGACAGAAATTTCCGGAACGGTCGATGCCGTGGTCAATGAGAGCGGGACCCAGTACCTGCGGCTCAAGGATGGCCGTTTCGTGAGCTTCCTCAACGTCAAGGAAATCGTCGATCCGGGCAGCACGAGCGTCACGGACGATTCGGACACCACCGACGAAGCGGAAGAGACAGGCGCATAG
- a CDS encoding flagellar hook protein FlgE, giving the protein MGLGSSLYAGITGLTVHSERMTVIGNNLANVNTVGFKGTWMQFEDLLSQDFATVNGVGQIGRGVRVSTIYSDFGQGSFESSTEATDVAISGDGMFVLSPKGLDSKFYSRAGNFRFDNDGYLVDPHGYVVQGWAVEQATTSVSSTSATTTSTVNSTRIVGTPTDIRLDNFQSSPKATSSMSVVTNLDPTATDKSTSATHPYFAMFENWDGTEDTPLDATRYSYSTTMKVFDDIGTAHNVTVYFDPVTLSNAGGDTVWEYMVTVNPSEDRRMLSGADGNITSIGKGLTEASGVLMVGTLTFTTGQLTAMSAFTLKSNGGMTGGPDDLRNWTPADFSTGGYPVFTANFLGKSNASTAEAANATPIQMDFGISNNDLSGNGWTVSLGTMPSNAAAAQLAITNSTGYLPSFRDPAVSALATQSYNTGGSSTLFQGQDGYSAGILQNISVSREGVLTGHYSNGEVIELYALTLATFTNKHGLRREGGNLFSETRESGPALTGQAGSSGKGTVDGNALELSNVDMATEFVRMITTQRGFQANTKVITTTDSMLGEVIAMKR; this is encoded by the coding sequence ATGGGTTTAGGGTCATCACTTTACGCGGGCATCACCGGCCTGACCGTGCACTCCGAGCGCATGACGGTCATCGGCAACAACCTGGCCAACGTCAACACTGTGGGCTTCAAGGGCACCTGGATGCAGTTCGAGGATCTCCTGAGCCAGGACTTCGCCACGGTCAACGGCGTGGGCCAGATAGGCCGGGGCGTGCGCGTTTCCACCATCTATTCGGATTTCGGCCAGGGCTCCTTCGAGTCCTCCACCGAGGCCACGGACGTGGCCATCTCCGGGGACGGCATGTTTGTTCTCTCCCCCAAGGGACTGGATTCCAAGTTCTACTCCCGCGCGGGCAACTTCCGCTTCGACAACGACGGCTACCTTGTGGATCCGCACGGCTACGTGGTCCAGGGTTGGGCCGTGGAACAGGCCACCACCTCGGTGTCCTCCACCTCCGCGACAACCACCAGCACGGTCAACTCCACCCGCATCGTCGGCACCCCCACCGACATCCGGCTCGACAACTTCCAGTCGTCGCCGAAAGCCACCAGCTCCATGTCCGTGGTCACCAACCTCGACCCCACGGCCACGGACAAGTCCACCAGCGCTACCCATCCCTATTTCGCCATGTTCGAGAACTGGGACGGCACCGAGGACACCCCCCTGGACGCCACCCGCTACTCCTACTCGACCACCATGAAGGTGTTCGACGACATCGGCACAGCCCACAACGTGACCGTGTACTTCGACCCGGTTACCTTGAGCAACGCAGGCGGCGACACGGTGTGGGAGTACATGGTCACGGTCAACCCCTCCGAGGACCGGCGCATGCTCAGCGGCGCAGACGGCAATATCACCTCCATCGGCAAGGGGCTGACCGAAGCGTCGGGCGTGCTCATGGTCGGCACCCTGACCTTCACCACCGGCCAGCTCACGGCAATGAGCGCCTTCACCCTCAAGTCCAACGGCGGCATGACCGGCGGTCCCGATGACCTGCGCAACTGGACTCCGGCGGACTTCTCCACCGGCGGCTATCCGGTCTTCACCGCCAACTTCCTGGGCAAGTCCAACGCCAGCACGGCCGAGGCGGCCAACGCCACGCCCATCCAGATGGACTTTGGCATCTCCAACAACGACCTCTCTGGCAACGGCTGGACCGTGAGCCTTGGCACCATGCCCTCCAACGCGGCAGCTGCCCAACTGGCCATTACCAACAGCACCGGGTATCTGCCCAGCTTCAGGGATCCGGCTGTGAGCGCCCTGGCCACCCAGAGCTACAACACCGGCGGCTCGTCCACCCTGTTCCAGGGGCAGGACGGTTACTCCGCAGGCATCCTGCAGAACATCTCGGTCTCGCGCGAGGGCGTGCTCACCGGCCACTACTCCAACGGAGAAGTGATCGAGCTCTATGCACTGACCCTAGCCACCTTCACCAACAAGCACGGGCTGCGGCGCGAAGGCGGCAACCTCTTCTCCGAGACGCGCGAGTCCGGCCCGGCCCTGACCGGCCAGGCAGGCTCCAGCGGCAAGGGCACGGTGGACGGCAACGCCTTGGAGCTGTCCAACGTGGACATGGCCACCGAATTCGTGCGCATGATCACCACTCAGCGCGGGTTCCAGGCCAACACCAAGGTCATCACGACCACGGACTCCATGCTCGGCGAAGTCATCGCCATGAAGAGGTAG